Proteins from a genomic interval of Mesobacillus sp. S13:
- a CDS encoding Ig-like domain-containing protein, with protein MKKFFAGVGFLVVLFLGLQQVSAETVPGNITADTTWTKEGSPYRVGIITIDPGVTLTVEPGVEIINSGSPSWIDVKGKLNVKGTSDEKVIIKDVLLKGFDFTGSSINIEHAIISRTNRGFLITSMYREVILRNNEFSGGDISIGSPTTSILIENNLFQDNAWLDLNNGLANILVQRNTFFNKEDYYPSIRMSCSDPNCKTPNITISENNFFGFPTFFVEVEKGRGLIYNGANNYWSTTDTAQMKRRILDGARDDRLSSAILGFSPIAYKPINNGLPFGNLEAPAVHQVGDGETIVTGLTDGDSTVKVLKEDVLIGEGQSNTEGAFSVSIPPQNGGRVLTVTSVDSYGRISPETTLTVSDTSAPEPPQVNKVNDQATKVEGSTEAGATVIVKVAGAEKRTTADHNGYFSVEINPQKAGTVIEVQAIDTAGNLSGITKVTVVDEQAPARPVVTSGELTDQSTSLQGTAEPHSKVKLLQDDQVIFSAFADSTGNFSITFSNRFKGDSVIKIVAEDLAGNVSEPLIITVKDVTAPYVDINRWEYVNEKSSEVKGFAEPGAFVEILKNDTVIGSGTALADGTFTISIPVQPGGTELVIRATDKAGNSGSVKVNVIDLPDPLPLTVEPINTLSNILKGKTAPNVFVNIEIDGVLHVVQADGNGYFELKISPLKEGTLVSFLANNDEGHYSEEVVVPVSWKAPSGWYKAADGFWYYYDPATGSLKTGWLKWNKKWYYLEADGKMKVGWKQLGSTWYYLNSDGTMRVGWLSYGGKWYYFPSSGAMQTGLGALGGKWYYFNSSGAMLTGWQKINQKWYYFNSGGAGQIGWAKLSGKWYYFNTSAIMQTGWQKIGGKWYYFNSGGAMVTGWNTIGNKRYYFNSSGVWLY; from the coding sequence GTGAAGAAGTTTTTTGCGGGTGTTGGGTTTTTGGTTGTCTTGTTTTTGGGATTGCAACAGGTCAGTGCTGAGACAGTCCCGGGTAATATCACGGCTGATACGACCTGGACAAAGGAGGGTTCTCCTTACAGAGTTGGAATCATTACGATTGATCCTGGAGTGACGTTGACGGTTGAGCCTGGTGTAGAAATCATCAATTCTGGGAGTCCTTCCTGGATTGATGTAAAAGGCAAATTGAATGTTAAGGGTACGTCCGATGAGAAAGTCATCATTAAGGATGTTCTGCTAAAAGGCTTCGATTTCACAGGCAGTTCTATCAATATTGAACATGCGATTATCAGCAGGACGAACAGAGGCTTTCTCATTACCTCGATGTACCGGGAAGTCATCCTCCGCAACAATGAGTTTTCAGGTGGGGACATTTCGATCGGCTCGCCTACTACGAGCATTCTAATTGAAAATAACCTTTTTCAGGACAATGCCTGGCTTGACCTGAATAATGGATTAGCGAATATACTGGTCCAGCGGAATACTTTCTTTAATAAAGAAGACTATTATCCGTCAATTCGGATGTCTTGCAGCGATCCTAACTGTAAAACTCCTAATATCACAATCTCGGAGAATAACTTCTTCGGCTTTCCAACCTTTTTTGTAGAAGTGGAAAAGGGCAGGGGGCTTATATACAACGGAGCTAATAATTACTGGAGCACAACCGATACGGCGCAGATGAAGCGGAGAATCCTTGACGGAGCGAGGGACGACCGGCTTTCATCAGCCATCCTCGGTTTCAGCCCGATTGCCTATAAACCTATTAATAACGGGCTGCCATTCGGCAATCTTGAAGCACCGGCAGTCCATCAAGTCGGTGATGGGGAAACAATTGTAACCGGTCTGACAGATGGCGATTCCACTGTGAAAGTTTTAAAGGAGGACGTGTTGATTGGGGAAGGGCAGTCGAACACAGAGGGAGCTTTCTCTGTTAGTATTCCCCCTCAGAATGGCGGAAGGGTGCTGACGGTCACTTCTGTTGACAGCTATGGCAGGATCAGTCCGGAGACAACCCTTACGGTGAGCGATACGTCTGCACCGGAACCGCCGCAGGTCAATAAGGTGAATGATCAGGCAACGAAGGTGGAAGGCAGTACCGAGGCAGGCGCGACTGTGATTGTAAAAGTAGCTGGTGCTGAAAAACGGACGACTGCCGATCATAATGGTTATTTTTCCGTAGAGATAAATCCGCAGAAAGCGGGAACAGTCATTGAAGTCCAGGCGATCGATACAGCTGGCAACCTAAGTGGAATTACAAAGGTGACTGTCGTGGATGAGCAGGCGCCTGCCAGACCGGTGGTCACATCGGGTGAACTGACGGACCAATCGACATCTTTGCAGGGAACGGCAGAACCTCATTCGAAGGTAAAATTACTGCAGGATGATCAAGTGATTTTTTCTGCGTTTGCAGACAGTACTGGCAACTTTTCAATAACATTTAGTAATCGATTCAAGGGTGATTCAGTCATCAAAATAGTCGCTGAAGATCTTGCCGGGAATGTCAGCGAGCCGTTGATCATTACGGTAAAAGACGTGACAGCCCCTTATGTAGATATCAACAGGTGGGAATATGTCAACGAGAAGTCATCAGAGGTTAAAGGTTTCGCGGAGCCAGGAGCTTTTGTAGAAATTTTGAAAAATGATACAGTCATCGGATCGGGTACAGCGCTTGCTGACGGAACATTCACGATTTCTATTCCTGTTCAGCCTGGCGGTACCGAGCTGGTCATTAGGGCGACTGATAAAGCAGGGAACTCTGGCAGTGTTAAGGTGAACGTCATTGACTTGCCAGATCCGCTTCCGTTAACGGTCGAGCCTATCAATACGCTTAGCAACATTTTAAAAGGAAAAACAGCTCCAAATGTGTTCGTGAACATTGAAATCGATGGTGTACTCCACGTGGTGCAGGCAGATGGAAATGGATACTTTGAATTGAAGATCTCACCGCTAAAAGAAGGGACCTTGGTGTCATTCCTGGCCAATAATGACGAAGGGCACTATAGCGAGGAAGTTGTAGTGCCGGTATCCTGGAAAGCTCCAAGCGGCTGGTATAAGGCTGCAGATGGATTCTGGTATTACTACGATCCAGCGACAGGCAGCCTGAAGACTGGCTGGCTGAAATGGAATAAAAAATGGTACTACCTCGAAGCAGATGGCAAGATGAAAGTTGGCTGGAAGCAGCTAGGCAGTACCTGGTATTACCTGAACTCAGATGGTACAATGCGTGTCGGCTGGCTCAGCTATGGAGGCAAGTGGTACTACTTCCCTTCGAGCGGGGCGATGCAAACAGGTCTCGGTGCTCTGGGAGGCAAGTGGTATTATTTCAACAGCAGCGGCGCGATGCTGACCGGCTGGCAAAAAATCAATCAAAAGTGGTACTACTTCAATTCCGGCGGCGCAGGCCAAATTGGCTGGGCAAAGTTAAGCGGTAAATGGTACTATTTCAACACCAGTGCCATCATGCAAACTGGCTGGCAGAAAATCGGAGGCAAGTGGTACTACTTCAACAGCGGCGGTGCGATGGTAACCGGCTGGAATACGATTGGAAATAAACGCTACTACTTCAACTCTAGTGGAGTATGGCTATATTAG
- the ssb gene encoding single-stranded DNA-binding protein, producing the protein MINQVTLVGRLTKDPELRFTPDGKAVSNITLAVNRHYKNASGEIEADFVHCILWGKTAENTANYCKKGAVLGVTGRIQTRNYDNQEGKRVYVTEVVAEGVRFLSSKPAGTRETQQTSQAPMQPQPVPIQREELPFV; encoded by the coding sequence GTGATCAATCAAGTTACGCTAGTAGGTCGGCTGACGAAAGATCCGGAACTCAGGTTCACCCCTGACGGCAAAGCGGTGTCGAATATTACGCTTGCGGTGAACCGGCATTATAAGAACGCCAGCGGTGAAATCGAGGCTGATTTTGTCCATTGCATCCTTTGGGGCAAAACGGCAGAAAACACGGCAAATTACTGTAAAAAAGGTGCAGTGCTCGGGGTGACCGGACGAATCCAGACCCGTAATTACGATAACCAGGAAGGCAAACGTGTTTATGTGACAGAAGTAGTTGCTGAGGGAGTGCGATTTTTAAGTTCGAAGCCGGCAGGTACGCGGGAAACTCAGCAGACATCGCAGGCGCCCATGCAGCCACAGCCTGTTCCGATACAAAGGGAGGAGCTTCCATTTGTATAG
- a CDS encoding YwpF-like family protein codes for MKTFKLISMQLADDDALVDIEMEDGLIINKEDEKGTWLVEVFADHKYIPYFQDACDNDKEIIVQVVITKRENDPAAFLTKVCCVKKLSTHASILLTGKLTKPKSDYPEKLLEYLLDKGFKGEELLAEFKEKIITRPQILQPKKV; via the coding sequence ATGAAGACGTTTAAGTTGATTTCAATGCAGCTTGCTGATGATGATGCTTTAGTGGATATCGAAATGGAAGACGGCCTGATTATCAATAAAGAGGATGAAAAAGGGACCTGGCTCGTCGAGGTTTTTGCCGATCATAAATACATCCCTTATTTCCAGGATGCATGCGACAACGACAAAGAAATCATCGTCCAAGTCGTCATCACCAAACGAGAGAACGACCCGGCAGCATTTTTGACCAAAGTATGCTGTGTGAAGAAGCTAAGTACGCATGCCAGCATTCTTTTAACCGGAAAGCTCACCAAACCGAAGAGCGATTATCCGGAAAAATTGCTGGAGTATCTGCTTGATAAAGGATTTAAAGGCGAAGAACTGCTTGCAGAATTCAAGGAAAAAATCATCACAAGGCCGCAAATTTTGCAGCCGAAAAAAGTGTAA
- the fabZ gene encoding 3-hydroxyacyl-ACP dehydratase FabZ — protein sequence MMDITQIKEIIPHRYPFLLVDKIIEIEEGKRAVGIKNVTANEEFFNGHFPDYPVMPGVLIVEALAQVGAVAVLKLEENRGKIGFFAGIDNCRFKRQVKPGDQLRLEVEMIKLRGPIGKGKAVATVDGELACEAEITFAIK from the coding sequence ATGATGGACATCACTCAAATCAAAGAAATCATCCCGCACCGCTATCCATTTCTGCTAGTTGATAAAATTATTGAAATCGAAGAGGGAAAAAGGGCAGTCGGCATTAAAAATGTGACTGCTAATGAGGAGTTCTTCAACGGACATTTCCCAGATTACCCGGTCATGCCTGGAGTGCTGATTGTTGAGGCTCTAGCTCAGGTTGGAGCAGTTGCCGTTTTGAAGCTTGAAGAAAACCGCGGCAAAATCGGCTTTTTCGCTGGTATCGACAATTGCCGTTTTAAGAGACAGGTAAAACCAGGCGACCAGCTCAGGCTGGAAGTAGAGATGATCAAGCTGCGCGGCCCGATTGGAAAAGGAAAAGCGGTCGCTACAGTTGATGGCGAATTGGCTTGTGAAGCGGAAATTACATTTGCGATAAAATAA
- a CDS encoding DNA-directed RNA polymerase subunit beta — protein sequence MALNKNNQEALTREEVKKEKKQTREKKKRIRVRLIPIWLRIIIVLVLFAASITLGAMFGYGVMGSGKAKDVFEKSTWTHIIDLVNRE from the coding sequence ATGGCTTTGAACAAGAATAATCAAGAAGCATTAACGCGTGAAGAAGTGAAAAAAGAGAAGAAGCAAACACGCGAGAAAAAGAAAAGAATCCGGGTTCGCCTTATTCCGATCTGGCTTCGGATTATTATTGTGCTCGTTCTTTTCGCAGCAAGCATTACGCTTGGCGCCATGTTCGGCTACGGTGTAATGGGAAGCGGCAAAGCGAAGGATGTTTTTGAGAAGTCAACCTGGACTCATATTATTGATTTGGTAAATAGAGAATAA
- a CDS encoding flagellar hook-basal body protein, with translation MNRTMITATNTLSQLQKQMDMISHNLANIDTAGYKRREASFTDLLVQEYRNQPNNALEPQNRMTPFNIRQGTGARLGQIQLILSQGSLKSTGRELDTAFTAEGQFYRVMVQNEDGSSAMRLTRNGALYLSPLSDNESMLVNSDGHAILDENNQPITIAGNVKNFRINETGGFKAEMYDGTSQEYNLGVVLAEKPQFLEQKGGNLLGLPDNLAELGVDEGDILTNLTGQLRDRVSIEQRVLEQSNVEMSKEMTDLINVQRSYQFHSKSITLADQMLGLVNGIR, from the coding sequence ATGAACAGAACAATGATCACCGCAACCAATACATTATCCCAGCTGCAAAAGCAGATGGACATGATTAGCCACAACCTTGCCAATATCGATACAGCAGGATACAAGCGTCGTGAAGCTTCTTTTACCGATCTGCTTGTTCAGGAATACAGGAATCAGCCGAATAATGCGCTTGAGCCGCAGAACCGGATGACACCATTTAATATCCGTCAGGGTACGGGTGCGCGTCTTGGCCAAATCCAGCTGATTCTTTCACAGGGCAGCCTGAAGTCCACCGGCCGTGAGCTTGATACGGCATTTACGGCAGAAGGGCAATTTTACCGGGTGATGGTCCAGAATGAAGACGGAAGTTCAGCGATGCGTTTGACACGCAATGGTGCACTCTATTTGTCACCGCTGTCTGATAATGAGTCAATGCTTGTCAATAGCGACGGGCATGCGATACTAGATGAGAATAACCAGCCAATTACAATCGCAGGCAATGTGAAAAATTTCAGGATTAACGAAACGGGCGGTTTTAAGGCTGAAATGTATGATGGGACAAGCCAAGAATACAATCTTGGTGTAGTATTGGCTGAGAAGCCGCAATTTTTGGAGCAAAAAGGCGGGAATCTGCTTGGATTGCCAGACAACCTGGCTGAACTTGGAGTAGACGAAGGAGACATCCTTACTAATCTGACTGGCCAATTGCGCGATCGTGTATCGATCGAGCAGCGTGTCCTGGAGCAATCGAATGTAGAAATGAGCAAAGAAATGACGGATTTAATCAATGTACAGAGGAGCTATCAGTTCCACTCGAAATCGATTACACTGGCTGATCAGATGCTCGGACTAGTGAATGGAATCCGTTAA
- a CDS encoding flagellar hook-basal body protein has product MFKGFYTVASGMLAQQRRTEMLTNNMSNANTPGYKADQAGMRAFPDMLLQRFDKQQIPTEKGLNLPFAKEIGTINTGVYMQEAIPKFIQGDLRETGRKTDVALQDINMPENGSVFFTVRNTDGTVRYTRNGNFTIDAQGYLTTGSGHYVLNSAGQQIQLSSDRFTVNEGGVLIGENGEEATLGVAYANNPKRLIKEGDGLFRTEDGGELPIAIGTAGVQFRTQQGFLEQSNVDISRTMTDMMSAYRAFEANQKILQAYDKSMDKAANEIGRL; this is encoded by the coding sequence ATGTTTAAAGGTTTTTACACTGTAGCTTCCGGTATGCTTGCACAGCAGCGCAGGACGGAAATGCTGACAAATAATATGTCTAATGCCAATACGCCGGGGTATAAAGCGGATCAGGCAGGGATGCGGGCTTTCCCCGACATGCTGCTTCAACGCTTTGATAAGCAGCAAATCCCGACTGAAAAGGGCTTGAATTTGCCGTTTGCTAAGGAAATCGGCACAATCAATACAGGGGTTTACATGCAAGAAGCGATTCCGAAATTCATCCAGGGTGATTTGCGAGAAACCGGGCGAAAGACGGATGTTGCCTTGCAAGATATAAATATGCCTGAAAATGGCTCGGTGTTTTTTACAGTGCGCAACACAGATGGCACGGTTCGATATACAAGGAATGGGAATTTCACGATCGATGCGCAGGGTTATTTAACAACTGGGAGCGGCCATTATGTTTTGAATTCAGCTGGCCAGCAAATCCAGCTCTCGAGCGACCGTTTTACAGTAAATGAAGGCGGGGTACTAATCGGCGAAAATGGCGAGGAGGCAACTCTTGGGGTGGCCTATGCGAATAATCCGAAGCGGTTGATTAAAGAAGGTGACGGACTGTTCCGTACGGAAGATGGCGGCGAATTGCCGATTGCTATTGGCACAGCTGGCGTCCAGTTCAGGACTCAGCAGGGGTTCCTTGAACAATCCAACGTCGATATCAGCAGGACGATGACCGACATGATGTCAGCCTACCGGGCATTCGAAGCGAACCAGAAGATACTCCAGGCTTATGATAAAAGCATGGATAAGGCTGCGAACGAAATCGGAAGGCTATAA
- a CDS encoding rod shape-determining protein: MFARDIGIDLGTANVLIHVKGRGIVLNEPSVVAIDKNTNKVLAVGEEARQMVGRTPGNIVAIRPLKDGVIADFDVTESMLKHFINKLNVKGFLSKPRILICCPTNITSVEQKAIKEAAEKSGGKKVYLEEEPKVAAIGAGMDIFQPSGNMVVDIGGGTTDVAVLSMGDIVTSQSIKMAGDKFDAEILNYIKREYKLLIGERTAENIKIQIGTVFPGSRSEEMDIRGRDMVSGLPRTISVRSEEIEKALRESVAVIVQAAKTVLEKTPPELSADIIDRGVILTGGGALLHGIDQLMQEELKVPVLIADNPMDCVAIGTGIMLDNIDRIAGRRRIV; encoded by the coding sequence ATGTTTGCTAGGGATATCGGGATTGACCTTGGTACTGCCAATGTGTTGATCCATGTTAAAGGCCGTGGAATTGTCTTGAATGAACCGTCTGTTGTGGCGATTGATAAGAATACGAATAAGGTTTTGGCTGTTGGGGAAGAGGCGCGCCAAATGGTTGGGCGTACACCTGGCAATATCGTAGCGATTCGACCGTTGAAAGATGGAGTAATCGCGGATTTCGATGTAACGGAGTCTATGCTTAAGCATTTCATCAATAAATTGAATGTAAAAGGCTTCCTTTCTAAGCCGCGCATCCTGATTTGCTGCCCGACGAATATTACAAGCGTTGAGCAAAAGGCAATCAAGGAAGCTGCTGAAAAGAGTGGCGGCAAGAAGGTCTATCTTGAAGAAGAGCCAAAGGTTGCGGCAATCGGCGCTGGCATGGATATCTTCCAGCCTAGCGGGAACATGGTTGTGGATATTGGTGGCGGAACGACTGATGTAGCTGTCCTGTCAATGGGCGATATTGTTACATCACAGTCCATTAAAATGGCCGGCGACAAGTTCGACGCTGAAATTTTAAATTACATTAAACGTGAATACAAGCTGTTGATTGGTGAGAGAACAGCTGAAAATATCAAGATTCAGATTGGAACTGTCTTCCCAGGCAGCCGCAGTGAGGAAATGGACATCCGCGGACGCGATATGGTATCCGGACTTCCGCGCACAATTTCCGTTCGCTCTGAGGAGATAGAAAAAGCATTGAGAGAATCAGTCGCTGTAATCGTTCAGGCGGCAAAAACAGTGTTGGAGAAGACTCCACCTGAATTGTCCGCTGACATCATTGACCGCGGCGTCATTTTGACGGGCGGCGGCGCATTGCTTCACGGAATCGACCAATTGATGCAGGAAGAACTAAAGGTGCCGGTTTTAATCGCTGATAATCCAATGGATTGCGTTGCTATAGGTACTGGAATCATGCTTGATAATATCGACCGGATTGCAGGCCGTCGCAGAATCGTATAA